One window from the genome of Strix uralensis isolate ZFMK-TIS-50842 chromosome 22, bStrUra1, whole genome shotgun sequence encodes:
- the LOC141953250 gene encoding olfactory receptor 4N5-like, which produces MEHENYTVVTEFVLLGLSQNHEVQMILFFFFLLFYMIILPGNILIILTIRGDSQLGSPMYFFLANLAFLDICYCSVTPPKMLADFFSHQKTISYSACMAQLFFLHFLGAAEAFMLMVMAYDRYVAICKPLHYTRLVKRGVCCVLVGATWAGGFIHGIILFALSIHLPLCGPNILDNFFCDVHQLVKLACDNIFIVELLMFLNNGVVIIMCFTLLLISYIVLLLKLRTQSFKAKNKVASTCVSHMIVVFVMCGPAMYIYGLPFQAVPMEKVVAVFHTVIFPLTNPMIYTLRNKEIKGSMWKLVSKYILWCGKLKKKF; this is translated from the coding sequence ATGGAACATGAGAACTATACAGTAGTTACAGAGTTTGTTCTGTTGGGATTGTCTCAAAACCATGAAGTCCAGATgattctcttcttcttcttcctgctcttctACATGATCATTCTGCCAGGCAACATCCTTATCATTCTCACAATTAGGGGGGATTCTCAACTGGGATCACCCATGTATTTTTTCCTGGCCAATTTGGCATTCTTGGACATCTGCTACTGTTCTGTGACCCCACCCAAAATGTTGGCTGACTTTTTCTCACACCAGAAGACCATCTCCTACAGTGCCTGTATGGCccagcttttcttcctccactTCTTGGGAGCAGCTGAAGCTTTCATGCTCATGGTCATGGCCTATGACCGTTACGTAGCCATTTGCAAACCTCTTCACTACACCAGGCTTGTGAAGAGAGGGGTATGCTGTGTCCTGGTTGGAGCTACATGGGCTGGGGGCTTCATCCATGGCATCATTCTATTTGCTCTCAGTATCCACCTACCCTTATGTGGTCCCAACATCCTGGACAACTTCTTCTGTGATGTCCATCAGCTGGTCAAGTTAGCTTGTGACAACATTTTCATTGTGGAGCTTTTGATGTTCCTCAACAATGGAGTTGTTATCATTATGTGCTTTACACTTCTCCTAATCTCCTACATTGTCCTGCTGCTGAAGCTCCGGACACAGTCCTTCAAGGCAAAGAACAAAGTAGCCTCCACCTGTGTTTCCCACATGATTGTGGTTTTTGTCATGTGTGGCCCAGCGATGTATATCTATGGCTTACCCTTCCAAGCTGTCCCAATGGAAAAAGTTGTTGCTGTTTTCCATACAGTCATCTTCCCCTTGACTAATCCCATGATCTATACCTTGCGTAACAAGGAGATCAAAGGCTCAATGTGGAAACTGGTCAGCAAATACATACTTTGGtgtgggaaattaaaaaaaaaattttga